A window of Micromonas commoda chromosome 13, complete sequence contains these coding sequences:
- a CDS encoding predicted protein, which translates to MAKRANRGGTGGRALKVLKASDEDIAAASRRAIDGTLDDTGRLLLFLSGAGGGSGLVRCGPTCKGNPRRPDCVCGLVPPEGSFRKKGLWRKDADALLENLGRDPADLKRLARTHPAGLKNLGNTCYVNAVLQCLFAIPTFRAAVYRLGPGDTNDGHTNDGHANDGHELRRLFASLQCGGRRFADPARFADSLALETGTQQDGQEFLKLLLTYLERVAGERWGRGKDATFVQTHFRGESSYATTCQRCGRASAASKNATDFYEVELCVGATVGGIGITLNGGLMDSLRQYLAEERLEGDNKYHCEFCDAKVDAVRAVRLHRLPRYVNFQLKRFVF; encoded by the exons ATGGCGAAGAGGGCAAACAGGGGAGGGACGGGGGGGCGCGCGCTCAAGGTTTTGAAGGCGAGCGATGaggacatcgcggcggcttcgaggcGTGCGATCGATGGCACACTGGACGACACTGGCAGGCTACTCCTCTTCctctcgggcgcggggggagggAGCGGCCTGGTGCGCTGCGGCCCGACCTGCAAGGGAAATCCGCGACGGCCCGACTGCGTCTGCGGGCTGGTGCCGCCCGAGGGCTCGTTCCGAAAGAAAGGACTGTGGCGCAAGGACGCGGATGCCTTGCTGGAAAATCTCGGCAGGGACCCCGCCGATTTGAAGAGGCTCGCGCGCACCCACCCCGCCGGGCTCAAGAACCTCGGCAACACCTGCTACGTCAACGCGGTGCTGCAGTGCCTCTTCGCCATCCCAACcttccgcgcggcggtgtacAGGCTCGGACCCGGGGACACCAACGATGGGCACACCAACGATGGGCACGCGAACGATGGGCAC GAGCTGAGGCGGTTGTTTGCGTCCCTGCAGTGCGGCGGAAGGAGGttcgcggacccggcgcggtTCGCCGATTCGCTCGCTTTGGAGACTGGGACTCAACAGGACGGTCAGGAGTTTCTCAAGCTCCTGCTCACCTACctggagcgcgtcgcgggtgagCGGTGGGGGCGGGGGAAGGATGCCACGTTCGTCCAGACGCACTTCAGGGGGGAGAGCAGTTACGCCACCACGTGCCAGCGCTGCGgcagggcgagcgcggcttcAAAGAACGCGACCGACTTTTACGAGGTTGAGCtctgcgtcggcgcgacggtgggcgGCAT CGGCATCACCCTCAACGGGGGTCTGATGGACTCTTTAAGGCAgtacctcgccgaggagagaCTCGAGGGTGACAACAAGTACCACTGCGAGTTTTGCGACGCGAAGGttgacgccgtccgcgcggtgcggtTGCATCGGCTGCCGCGTTACGTCAATTTTCAGCTCAAGCGGTTCGTGTTC
- a CDS encoding predicted protein, whose amino-acid sequence LLREFEQRRRQRSVAVTTDDSQVRKQLRALGEPITLFGEGPGDRRDRLRKKLAELDAQDGGELALPEEALVVEEQEVQKELFYTEGSANLMRARTAIASFSLPRAKARIERAKRRRADPEVDEVADLDAAAAATASFANETSQLGDGRPLSSVRFSTPDDGAMILSASWGGVARLWRRDGCEKIVTIRAHENRCTGADFHPSATLAQVEETAASGSSVSTTVSFGTACADGVAHLWSPGGKHLRTLKGHADRLGRMAFHPCGDYVATASFDKTWRLWSVETGEELLCQEGHSRPVYDLSFHPDGGLCATVGLEAHGRVWDLRSGKCVTTLVGHVKQCLSVDFSPNGFHIVTGSDDHTARIWDLRRRGCLYTVPAHSSLISSVRYEPKDGGFFATSSYDGTAQLYSSRDFSRINTLRGHEARVMCADVAPGGNELATVSYDRTLKLW is encoded by the coding sequence CTGCTGCGCGAGTTCGAGCAGAGACGCAGGCAGCGCTCGGTCGCGGTCACTACCGACGACTCCCAGGTTCGCAAGCAGCTGAGGGCGCTCGGGGAACCGATCACCCTGTTCGGCGAGGGGCCCGGCGATCGTAGGGATCGCCTCAGgaagaagctcgccgagctcgacgcgcaggacggcggcgagctcgcgcttcccgaggaggcgctcgtggTGGAGGAGCAGGAGGTCCAGAAGGAGCTGTTCTACACCGAGGGATCCGCGAACCTGATGCGGGCCCgcaccgccatcgcctcATTCTCCCTCCCCAGAGCCAAGGCTAGGATCGAGCGAGCCAAGAGGCGCAGGGCGGATCCGGAGGTTGACGAGGTggccgacctcgacgccgcggcggcggcgacggcgagcttcGCCAACGAGACGTCGCAGCTGGGCGACGGTAGGCCGCTGAGTTCCGTGCGCTTCTCCAccccggacgacggcgcgatgatcctgagcgcctcgtggggcggcgtcgcgaggctttggcgccgcgacgggtgcgAGAAGATCGTCACCATTCGAGCGCACGAGAATCGGTGCACGGGGGCGGACTTTCACCCGAGTGCGACTTTGGCGCAGGtggaggagacggcggcgagcggatCCTCCGTGTCAACGACGGTGAGCTTCGGGACGGCGTGTGCCGACGGCGTGGCGCACCTCTGGTCCCCGGGGGGTAAGCACCTGCGGACCCTGAAGGGACACGCGGACCGGCTGGGTAGGATGGCGTTTCACCCGTGCGGCGACTACGTGGCAACCGCGTCTTTCGATAAGACCTGGCGCCTGTGGTCGGTGGAGACCGGGGAGGAGCTGCTGTGCCAGGAGGGTCACAGCAGGCCGGTGTACGACCTGAGCTTCCACCCGGACGGGGGTCTGTGCGCCACCGTGGGCCTCGAAGCACACGGCAGGGTCTGGGACCTTCGCTCGGGCAAGTGCGTGACGACGCTGGTGGGACACGTCAAGCAGTGCCTCTCCGTGGACTTCTCCCCCAACGGGTTCCACATCGTGACGGGCTCGGACGATCACACCGCGAGGATATGGGACCTGCGCAGGCGCGGGTGTTTGTACACCGTCCCCGCTCATTCCTCGCTGATATCGAGCGTGCGATACGAACCCAAGGATGGGGGGTTCTTCGCGACGTCATCTTacgacggcaccgcgcaGCTGTACTCGTCGCGGGACTTTAGCCGGATCAACACCCTGCGGGGGCACGAGGCCAGGGTGATGTGCGCGGACGTGGCGCCGGGAGGTAACGAGCTGGCGACCGTGTCCTACGACCGGACGCTCAAGCTGTGG
- a CDS encoding predicted protein: MAGVRLKPARLDTHNNKRYDTLRMTRTRSGATVHAAHEVHMLGSREALDALLESSKGKKVVLNVSSSKCGPCKLLMPTLQKYADEHGDKCTFAKFNFDEDKSLQDAVKEWKIQGVPTYRLYNEKGECTKMFTTGLPDKLGSALYLFLT, encoded by the coding sequence atggccgggGTCCGCCTGAaacccgcgcgtctcgataCTCATAACAACAAACGATATGACACACTTcggatgacgaggacgcggtcgggggcgacggtccacgcggcgcacgaggtTCATATGTTGGGGTCAAGGGAGGCACTCGATGCGCTGCTGGAGAGTAGCAAGGGCAAAAAGGTGGTGCTGAACGTCAGCTCGAGCAAGTGCGGCCCCTGCAAGCTGCTCATGCCCACGCTCCAGAAGTACGCGGACGAGCACGGGGACAAATGCACGTTCGCCAAGTTCAATTTTGATGAGGACAAGTCGCTGCAGGATGCGGTGAAGGAGTGGAAGATTCAGGGCGTGCCAACGTACAGGCTCTACAACGAGAAAGGGGAGTGCACGAAGATGTTCACGACGGGGTTGCCGGACAAGCTCGGCAGCGCGCTCTACCTGTTCCTCACGTGA
- a CDS encoding predicted protein translates to MPVNSGGPIPRHTAPSPPFEREGCPRDTPPKPSSMRPDAVVVASRTRSRVMESPSNPKPKVKALKGKPSLVRGIIFDDGAVKCTFSDLSSIVLDPTGQYFTAHDASGETARQLSEFAISRFAPRLRASLEFRNTHVEVPYCPPCVTKPAASEVPPRSFRVGRKILHARWSESAAEAEAGGHLTRLDGGGVALESIDGIARVVLSAHGLMAHVTFPVLFATRQSDNGTGTKCDYVWQTQTFCADTAPTRWSYPIDLLTDVLNAGEDEDETMTGEDETTTGSGSAIGLGSKWYPSGSVTVLPETPSRSAGDDEPTSSSRVWLNEGDERWWAEPDVDGFPSATGRAPVVELAEGTVMWAVKASRSRCGAVPWITTQRMEALANMEDGSALVTTKGGSCVMYVADERGGRANAALYLSEAVPETVAGAGGYRGRVFRATGLPVPEGVDATEGIDEYGRFAPMLAVGKVPIGKVTPRLVAFRTAAEFVGDVWAPHSMEVVEELRADGDGWYTAYADGRVRVVFNDRTQLNLSKDRSMVRMLTPDVEKVEVRVDDPGEWSKHVIAALEFAGWAYLTPEEREAAAEAKIAMVDRIQAEIDRNRRMVSIISGKPGKDCYNDEELNELAVKAAKSGMATEFNTRVARLAAARAVPKRSVGFNGEPIEMPDSVRMSLSEDASVAVEPEPLAELVASVATKIPPSPLADPFATKVPPSPPMSVEEMLARTSRWLEEVKHVSIVDEKEKQSPSSVLDSAADYPDMTDEDWSERTRKRLELVKNSIEMNNKWLRESMELRESWRESESGDGVETPPATADEDQPSAQEETVEKAEPAPPVPKVEAEEAPAPEVESEPAPPGPEVEAEPAPPVPEVEAEAEDAPATEVEQDKVEEAVAPDVEEKNKEDIDKKQGKTKKKKKKKGK, encoded by the coding sequence ATGCCCGTTAACTCGGGTGGACCGATACCGCGCcacaccgcgccgagcccgccgttcgagcgcgaggggtgCCCGCGGGACACACCCCCAAAGCCCTCATCAATGCGtccggacgccgtcgtcgtcgcctcgcgcacgaGGTCACGGGTCATGGAATCCCCGTCGAACCCCAAACCCAAGGTGAAGGCGCTCAAGGGTAAGCCGTCGCTCGTGCGAGGCATCATATTCGACGACGGAGCGGTGAAGTGCACGTTCAGCGACCTATCCAGCATCGTGCTCGACCCCACCGGCCAGTACTTCACCGCGCACGATGCGTCGggggagacggcgcggcAGCTGAGCGAGTTTGCGATCTCGCGTTTCGCCCCACGTCTCAGGGCTTCTCTCGAGTTTCGCAACACGCACGTGGAGGTTCCTTACTGTCCGCCGTGCGTCAccaagcccgcggcgtccgaggtACCGCCGCGGTCATTCAGGGTTGGGAGGAAGATACTGCACGCGCGTTGgagcgagagcgcggcggaggccgaggctggGGGTCACCTGACCAGACTCGACGGCGGTGGGGTCGCTCTGGAGTCCATCGACGGCATCGCTCGGGTGGTGCTCTCCGCCCACGGACTCATGGCGCACGTCACCTTCCCGGTGTTGTTTGCGACGCGCCAATCGGACAACGGAACGGGCACCAAGTGCGACTACGTCTGGCAGACGCAGACCTTCTGCGCCGACACAGCGCCTACGCGGTGGTCCTACCCCATCGACCTCCTCACCGACGTGTtgaacgcgggcgaggacgaggacgagacgatgacgggcgaggatgagacgacgacgggttcgggCTCGGCGATTGGTTTAGGGTCCAAGTGGTATCCAAGTGGATCGGTCACCGTTCTCCCGGAAACCCCCTCGCGGTCGGCTGGCGATGACGAGCCGACTTCGTCCAGTCGCGTCTGGTTGAACGAGGGGGACGAGCGTTGGTGGGCCGAACCCGACGTGGACGGGTTCCCCTCGGCGAccggccgcgcgcccgtcgtcgagctggCGGAAGGGACGGTGATGTGGGCGGTGAAGGCGTCTCGCTCGAGGTGCGGCGCCGTGCCTTGGATCACGACGCAGCggatggaggcgctcgccaacATGGAGGACggctccgcgctcgtcaccacCAAGGGCGGGTCTTGCGTGATgtacgtcgccgacgagcgcggcggccgggcgaacgcggcgctgtaCCTTTCGGAAGCCGTCCCCGAGACGGttgccggcgcgggcgggtacCGCGGGCGGGTGTTCCGCGCGACCGGGCTGCCGGttcccgagggcgtcgacgcgaccgaGGGGATTGACGAGTACGGAAGGTTCGCGCCCATGTTGGCCGTGGGAAAGGTTCCGATCGGGAAGGTTACCCCGAGGCTCGTGGCGTTTCGGACGGCTGCGGAGTTTGTCGGCGACGTATGGGCGCCTCATTCGATGGAGGTTGTGGAGGAATTAAGagccgatggcgacggctGGTATaccgcgtacgccgacgGCAGAGTTCGCGTCGTGTTCAACGATCGAACGCAGCTGAATCTGAGCAAGGACAGGTCCATGGTGCGGATGCTGACGCCCGACGTGGAGAAGGTTGAGGTTCGCGTGGACGATCCCGGGGAGTGGAGCAAACACGTCATCGCCGCTTTGGAGTTTGCGGGCTGGGCCTATCTCACCccggaggagagggaggccGCGGCAGAGGCCAAAATCGCCATGGTCGACAGAATCCAAGCCGAGATTGACCGGAACCGTCGAATGGTCTCGATCATCTCAGGCAAACCCGGGAAGGACTGTTACAACGATGAAGAGCTgaacgagctcgccgtcAAGGCCGCGAAGTCGGGGATGGCGACCGAGTTTaacacgcgcgtcgcgaggttggccgcggctcgcgcggttcCGAAGCGATCGGTGGGCTTCAACGGCGAACCGATCGAAATGCCCGACTCGGTTCGAATGAGCCTCTccgaggacgcgtcggtggctGTGGAGCCAGAGCCGCTCGCTGAACTGGTTGCGTCGGTTGCGACCAAGATTCCACCCTCACCGCTTGCTGACCCGTTTGCGACAAAGGTTCCACCCTCACCGCCCATGTCTGTCGAGGAGATGctcgcgcgcacgtcgcggtggcTGGAGGAGGTGAAACACGTGAGTATCGTGGATGAGAAGGAGAAGCAGTCCCCGTCTTCGGTGTTGGACAGCGCTGCCGACTATCCCGACATGACGGACGAGGATTGGTCGGAACGGACCCGAaagcgcctcgagctggtCAAAAACTCCATCGAGATGAACAACAAGTGGTTGAGAGAGTCGATGGAGCTTCGCGAGTCATGGCGTGAGTCCGAATCCGGAGATGGAGTCGAGActccgcccgcgacggctgATGAAGATCAGCCGTCCGCGCAGGAGGAGACTGTGGAGAAGGCTGAACCGGCACCACCAGTCCCGAAGGTTGAGGCTGAGGAAGCACCCGCTCCGGAGGTTGAGTCTGAACCGGCACCACCAGGCCCGGAGGTTGAGGCTGAACCGGCACCACCAGTCCCGGAGGttgaggctgaggctgaggaTGCACCGGCTACGGAGGTTGAGCAGGATAAGGTGGAGgaagccgtcgcccccgatgTCGAGGAGAAGAATAAGGAGGATATCGACAAGAAGCAGGGGaagacgaagaagaagaagaagaagaagggcaagTGA
- a CDS encoding major facilitator superfamily (sugar) — MTASEKDVRQDDETREMISSMEMEDASKRGGSLEWLAVSSVMTVSIFAGLLGYDIGVMSGALLPMSRDLSFTSSQEEIAVGCLNFVSAAGAISGGTMYNKLGAVKCVKIAVVLYAVGMLVIAASHSFAMVFLGRLIVGLGVGLGFAICPQYIAEISPPAWRGVLVSCFEISINLGLCGGYLANLVFVNLSDSPRWRGLMLLPLVPTALIYILNIPKLPESPRWLLREPRNEALARDVLVRTCGEAAAGPALADIKEIIAQQNAEEESQGDRGKKGWARLFEEPVARRALLIGAGTAFFQQANGSEAAVYYVPQVLKAAGVESERDQLGAAAVVGMCKTVFITVGQFSVDRYGRRVMLLSSIAAVTASLWLLAYCLGAAQAGGSAAGITLFALCFFMASFSLGMGPVTWVVASEIFPLRVRSKGVAFSMAANRITSGTVAMTFLSLSRWLGVGGAFSLFACVSASHFVFTYALLPETRGKTLEEIEAVLAAGSSRYQRFVDDEEVASSPTYEANRSGVPIRAS, encoded by the coding sequence ATGACGGCTTCTGAGAAGGATGTCCGGCAGGATGACGAAACCCGAGAGATGATCAGCAGCATGGAGATGGAGGACGCGAGCAAGCGCGGGGGCAGCCTGGAGTGGCTCGCAGTCTCCTCGGTCATGACTGTGAGCATATTCGCGGGGCTGCTCGGGTACGACATCGGGGTCATGTCCGGCGCGCTGCTGCCCATGTCCCGAGATTTGAGCTTCACGAGCTCGCAGGAGGAGATTGCGGTGGGATGCCTCAACTtcgtgtccgccgcgggagccatATCGGGCGGCACGATGTACAACAAGCTGGGCGCGGTCAAGTGCGTGAAGATCGCGGTGGTGCTCTACGCGGTTGGCAtgctcgtcatcgccgcgtcgcactcGTTCGCCATGGTTTTCTTGGGGCGCCTGATAGTCGGCCTGGGTGTCGGCCTCGGGTTCGCCATCTGCCCGCAGTACATCGCGGAAatctcgccgcccgcgtggaGAGGCGTCCTCGTGTCCTGCTTCGAGATCTCAATCAACCTCGGCCTGTGTGGCGGTTACCTGGCCAACCTTGTGTTCGTCAACCTGAGCGATTCTCCCAGGTGGCGCGGGCTGATGCTCCTGCCCCTCGTCCCCACCGCGCTCATATACATCCTCAACATCCCCAAGCTGCCCGAGTCCCCGAGGTGGCTGCTGAGGGAACCCAGgaacgaggcgctcgcgagggacgtgCTCGTGAGGACGTGCGGCGAAGCAGCAGCCGGGCCTGCGCTGGCGGACATCAAGGAGATCATCGCGCAGCAGAACGCGGAAGAGGAGAGCCAGGGCGACAGGGGTAAGAAAGGTTGGGCTCGTTTGTTCGAAGAGCCcgtcgcgaggagggcgctgCTCATCGGCGCGGGCACGGCTTTCTTCCAGCAGGCGAACGGGTCCGAGGCTGCCGTCTACTACGTGCCGCAGgtgctcaaggcggcgggggtggagaGTGAGCGCGaccagctcggcgccgccgccgtcgtcggcatgTGCAAGACGGTGTTCATCACGGTCGGTCAGTTCTCCGTGGACAGGTACGGGCGCAGGGTGATGCTCCtgtcctccatcgccgccgtgacCGCGTCGCTCTGGCTGCTGGCGTACTGCCTCGGAGCCGCGCAGGCTGgcggttcggcggcggggatcaCGCTGTTCGCGCTCTGTTTCTTCATGGCGAGCTTCTCTCTCGGCATGGGTCCGGTGACTTGGGTGGTGGCCAGCGAGATCTTTCCCCTCAGGGTTCGCTCCAAGGGTGTCGCGTTCTCCATGGCTGCGAACAGGATCACCAGCGGGACGGTTGCGATGACGTTTTTGTCCCTGTCGCGCtggctcggcgtcgggggcgcgttTTCTCTCTTTGCGTGCGTGTCAGCCTCTCACTTCGTGTTCACTTACGCGCTGCTGCCGGAGACGAGGGGTAAGACGctggaggagatcgaggccgtgctcgccgccgggtcgtcgagGTACCAGAGATTCGTcgatgacgaggaggtggcgtcgtcgccaacctaCGAGGCAAACAGGTCGGGCGTGCCCATCCGAGCCTCGTGA
- a CDS encoding predicted protein, which yields MADWMGRGAQCGVHETYRLHGEFDFECHERFAALLGLGKRREEPIAPKVNIADDEAQIENEEKTKAVEHSTPNLPGIAALRAEVRASSERVKLCKGGASFVEVVRTRRDDGREGSRTVRVEVSNNDPRRSRGGADAGDFETIKHRLDEHLTDHVQRLSAERERTYARKVRALEEVFLNGDSRAKRLDPVEWRLECERRRLKDSIEALDTHPWYARILKTVGTSESAAYFLSKPGGAGAGGIGESVPGGFGSAGANNRGFARREPNRAELVVGVAVRDVVESGRMFDRDEFFAMCARLDPKDLSRGERMRSTRTG from the exons ATGGCCGATTGGatggggcgcggcgcgcaatGCGGCGTGCACGAGACGTATCGACTGCACGGAGAGTTTGATTTTGAGTGCCACGAACGGTTCGCAGCGCTCCTGGGTTTGGGAAAGCGGCGCGAAGAGCCCATCGCGCCCAAGGTCAACATCGCTGACGATGAGGCCCAGATCGAGAACGAGGAGAAGACCAAGGCTGTCGAGCACTCCACGCCCAACCTGCCCGGTATCGCCGCTCTTCGAGCCGAGGTGAGGGCATCCAGCGAGCGCGTGAAGCTGTGTAAGGGCGGCGCCTCTTTCGTGGAGGTGGTACGCACGCGAAGGGACGACGGTCGGGAAGGCAGCAGGACGGTTCGGGTCGAGGTTTCCAATAACGACCCCCggagatcgcgcggcggggcggacgccggTGACTTTGAGACGATCAAACATCGGCTCGACGAGCACCTGACGGATCACGTCCAAAGACTGAGCGCCGAGAGGGAGCGCACGTACGCGCGGAAGGTGCGGGCCCTGGAAGAGGTGTTCCTGAACGGCGATTCCCGCGCGAAGCGACTGGATCCCGTCGAGTGGCGACTGGAGTGcgagaggcggaggctgaagGACTccatcgaggcgctcgacacGCACCCGTGGTACGCGAGGATACTGAAGACCGTCGGCAcgtcggagagcgcggcCTATTTCTTGTCCAAGCccggtggcgccggcgcggggggcatcGGCGAGTCGGTCCCCGGCGGATTCGgttccgcgggcgccaacaACAGGGGGTTCGCTCGAAGGGAGCCCAACAGGGCGGAActggtcgtcggcgtggcgGTGAGGGACGTGGTCGAGAGCGGGAGGATGTTCGATCGCGACGAGTTCTTCGCCATGTGCGCCAGGCTCGATCCGAAGGATCTATCTCGAGGTGAGCGAATG AGGAGTACGAGGACCGGGTGA